One segment of Salvelinus fontinalis isolate EN_2023a chromosome 12, ASM2944872v1, whole genome shotgun sequence DNA contains the following:
- the asb3 gene encoding ankyrin repeat and SOCS box protein 3 isoform X3 produces the protein MDFTECYSDTVSSLAVAARERNVRRVSLLIQRGCSVDSRDNRGWNALHEAAAAGTVVCVRELLKAAAGNSRGCRAYMGSLTHEGESALYLAVQRRHLAVVKLLLRAHADINQPTNDLSCPLYAVDCGHTDIVELLVRKGAEVNGTHTASCWTCLHQAAYKGHSDIVRILVGVCRLEVFDDHMITPLFVAAQYGQKQCLQILADAGANVNAQASDLATPLLIASQEGHEGCVEILLDHNANPNLSCSDNWPQLPIHAAAEFGHNTVLARLIAVTDRVCDHGEGELSPLYSAVKNNHSHCVDLLLRAGFSPDAQDCSSLFSSDTTSPLAYTLALKCTSSQPFSDSARLLVAAGATLTGREWLYILAMCKSDVLQYVLQQRSIPRPEQLSRTISLCSRPEQQSNSPLSPEELRGLVCEALDMVCHASYWLPTLLQAGLEPSLLLQQPYTLRKADSEVLNYFLQFVNWSTLSHPLKDILLPRKESTWRPHHECVPSLSHLCRLRVREELGSVALMQTDVVRQLPLPPPLQIYLQFRDIPPPSHATTVPQRGFPQRL, from the exons ATGGACTTTACTGAGTGTTACAGCGACACGGTGTCCAGTCTTGCGGTGGCAGCACGCGAGAGAAATGTCAGGCGTGTGAGCTTACTGATCCAGAGAGGCTGCAGTGTGGACAGCAGGGATAACCGTGGCTGGAACGCCCTCCACGAGGCTGCAGCCGCCGGCACCGTCGTATGTGTGCGCGAACTACTTAAGGCTGCCG CAGGAAACTCCCGTGGTTGCCGTGCCTACATGGGCTCTCTGACACATGAGGGTGAGTCGGCGTTGTACCTGGCCGTGCAGCGCAGACACCTGGCCGTGGTCAAGCTCCTCCTCAGAGCACACGCTGACATCAACCAGCCAACCAATGACCTGTCCTGCCCTCTCTACGCAG tagaCTGTGGGCACACAGATATCGTGGAGTTGCTGGTGCGGAAAGGGGCAGAGGTTAACGGAACACACACAGCCTCCTGCTGGACCTGCCTTCATCAGGCTGCCTATAAAGGTCACAGTGACATTGTGCGTATCCTGGTGGGCGTGTGTCGCCTGGAGGTGTTTGACGACCACATGATCACTCCCCTGTTTGTGGCTGCACAGTACGGACAAAAGCAGTGTCTCCAGATCCTCGCTGACGCAG GTGCCAATGTGAACGCCCAGGCGTCAGACTTGGCAACACCGCTGCTGATTGCGTCACAGGAGGGCCACGAGGGCTGTGTGGAGATTCTTCTGGACCACAATGCCAACCCAAACCTGTCTTGTTCCGACAACTGGCCACAGCTCCCCATCCACGCAGCTGCCGAGTTCGGCCACAACACTGTCCTGGCCAGGCTGATTGCTGTGACAGACCGGGTGTGTGACCATGGAGAGGGTGAGTTGAGTCCGCTGTACTCTGCTGTGAAGAACAATCACAGCCACTGTGTAGATCTGCTGCTAAGGGCCGGCTTCAGCCCGGACGCCCAGGACTGTAGCTCCCTCTTCAGCTCAGACACCACATCGCCGCTCGCCTACACCCTCGCCTTGAAATGCACATCCTCCCAGCCCTTTAGCGATTCGGCTCGCTTGCTTGTAGCCGCAGGGGCCACTTTGACCGGACGGGAATGGCTCTACATTCTGGCCATGTGCAAATCCGATGTGCTGCAGTATGTCTTACAACAAAGGAGCATCCCCAGACCAGAGCAGCTAAGCAGGACCATCTCGCTCTGCTCTAGGCCAGAGCAGCAGAGCAACAGCCCACTCAGTCCAGAAGAGTTGCGTGGGCTGGTGTGTGAGGCGCTCGACATGGTATGCCATGCCTCCTATTGGTTGCCCACGTTACTTCAGGCAGGCCTGGAGCCCTCCCTACTGTTGCAGCAACCTTACACGCTGAGGAAGGCAGACAGTGAGGTTTTGAATTACTTCCTGCAGTTTGTCAATTGGTCGACTCTTTCTCACCCACTAAAGGATATACTGCTACCCCGAAAGGAGAGCACCTGGAGGCCACATCACG agtgtgtgccatctctctctcacctctgcaGGCTGCGGGTCAGGGAAGAGTTGGGTTCAGTGGCTCTGATGCAGACAGATGTGGTCCGACAGCTTCCTCTCCCCCCCCCACTGCAGATATACCTCCAGTTCAGAGACATCCCACCACCCTCACACGCAACAACAGTCCCACAGAGAGGGTTTCCACAGCGTCTATAA
- the asb3 gene encoding ankyrin repeat and SOCS box protein 3 isoform X1 — protein sequence MDFTECYSDTVSSLAVAARERNVRRVSLLIQRGCSVDSRDNRGWNALHEAAAAGTVVCVRELLKAAAGNSRGCRAYMGSLTHEGESALYLAVQRRHLAVVKLLLRAHADINQPTNDLSCPLYAAVDCGHTDIVELLVRKGAEVNGTHTASCWTCLHQAAYKGHSDIVRILVGVCRLEVFDDHMITPLFVAAQYGQKQCLQILADAGANVNAQASDLATPLLIASQEGHEGCVEILLDHNANPNLSCSDNWPQLPIHAAAEFGHNTVLARLIAVTDRVCDHGEGELSPLYSAVKNNHSHCVDLLLRAGFSPDAQDCSSLFSSDTTSPLAYTLALKCTSSQPFSDSARLLVAAGATLTGREWLYILAMCKSDVLQYVLQQRSIPRPEQLSRTISLCSRPEQQSNSPLSPEELRGLVCEALDMVCHASYWLPTLLQAGLEPSLLLQQPYTLRKADSEVLNYFLQFVNWSTLSHPLKDILLPRKESTWRPHHECVPSLSHLCRLRVREELGSVALMQTDVVRQLPLPPPLQIYLQFRDIPPPSHATTVPQRGFPQRL from the exons ATGGACTTTACTGAGTGTTACAGCGACACGGTGTCCAGTCTTGCGGTGGCAGCACGCGAGAGAAATGTCAGGCGTGTGAGCTTACTGATCCAGAGAGGCTGCAGTGTGGACAGCAGGGATAACCGTGGCTGGAACGCCCTCCACGAGGCTGCAGCCGCCGGCACCGTCGTATGTGTGCGCGAACTACTTAAGGCTGCCG CAGGAAACTCCCGTGGTTGCCGTGCCTACATGGGCTCTCTGACACATGAGGGTGAGTCGGCGTTGTACCTGGCCGTGCAGCGCAGACACCTGGCCGTGGTCAAGCTCCTCCTCAGAGCACACGCTGACATCAACCAGCCAACCAATGACCTGTCCTGCCCTCTCTACGCAG cagtagaCTGTGGGCACACAGATATCGTGGAGTTGCTGGTGCGGAAAGGGGCAGAGGTTAACGGAACACACACAGCCTCCTGCTGGACCTGCCTTCATCAGGCTGCCTATAAAGGTCACAGTGACATTGTGCGTATCCTGGTGGGCGTGTGTCGCCTGGAGGTGTTTGACGACCACATGATCACTCCCCTGTTTGTGGCTGCACAGTACGGACAAAAGCAGTGTCTCCAGATCCTCGCTGACGCAG GTGCCAATGTGAACGCCCAGGCGTCAGACTTGGCAACACCGCTGCTGATTGCGTCACAGGAGGGCCACGAGGGCTGTGTGGAGATTCTTCTGGACCACAATGCCAACCCAAACCTGTCTTGTTCCGACAACTGGCCACAGCTCCCCATCCACGCAGCTGCCGAGTTCGGCCACAACACTGTCCTGGCCAGGCTGATTGCTGTGACAGACCGGGTGTGTGACCATGGAGAGGGTGAGTTGAGTCCGCTGTACTCTGCTGTGAAGAACAATCACAGCCACTGTGTAGATCTGCTGCTAAGGGCCGGCTTCAGCCCGGACGCCCAGGACTGTAGCTCCCTCTTCAGCTCAGACACCACATCGCCGCTCGCCTACACCCTCGCCTTGAAATGCACATCCTCCCAGCCCTTTAGCGATTCGGCTCGCTTGCTTGTAGCCGCAGGGGCCACTTTGACCGGACGGGAATGGCTCTACATTCTGGCCATGTGCAAATCCGATGTGCTGCAGTATGTCTTACAACAAAGGAGCATCCCCAGACCAGAGCAGCTAAGCAGGACCATCTCGCTCTGCTCTAGGCCAGAGCAGCAGAGCAACAGCCCACTCAGTCCAGAAGAGTTGCGTGGGCTGGTGTGTGAGGCGCTCGACATGGTATGCCATGCCTCCTATTGGTTGCCCACGTTACTTCAGGCAGGCCTGGAGCCCTCCCTACTGTTGCAGCAACCTTACACGCTGAGGAAGGCAGACAGTGAGGTTTTGAATTACTTCCTGCAGTTTGTCAATTGGTCGACTCTTTCTCACCCACTAAAGGATATACTGCTACCCCGAAAGGAGAGCACCTGGAGGCCACATCACG agtgtgtgccatctctctctcacctctgcaGGCTGCGGGTCAGGGAAGAGTTGGGTTCAGTGGCTCTGATGCAGACAGATGTGGTCCGACAGCTTCCTCTCCCCCCCCCACTGCAGATATACCTCCAGTTCAGAGACATCCCACCACCCTCACACGCAACAACAGTCCCACAGAGAGGGTTTCCACAGCGTCTATAA
- the asb3 gene encoding ankyrin repeat and SOCS box protein 3 isoform X2 encodes MDFTECYSDTVSSLAVAARERNVRRVSLLIQRGCSVDSRDNRGWNALHEAAAAGTVVCVRELLKAAGNSRGCRAYMGSLTHEGESALYLAVQRRHLAVVKLLLRAHADINQPTNDLSCPLYAAVDCGHTDIVELLVRKGAEVNGTHTASCWTCLHQAAYKGHSDIVRILVGVCRLEVFDDHMITPLFVAAQYGQKQCLQILADAGANVNAQASDLATPLLIASQEGHEGCVEILLDHNANPNLSCSDNWPQLPIHAAAEFGHNTVLARLIAVTDRVCDHGEGELSPLYSAVKNNHSHCVDLLLRAGFSPDAQDCSSLFSSDTTSPLAYTLALKCTSSQPFSDSARLLVAAGATLTGREWLYILAMCKSDVLQYVLQQRSIPRPEQLSRTISLCSRPEQQSNSPLSPEELRGLVCEALDMVCHASYWLPTLLQAGLEPSLLLQQPYTLRKADSEVLNYFLQFVNWSTLSHPLKDILLPRKESTWRPHHECVPSLSHLCRLRVREELGSVALMQTDVVRQLPLPPPLQIYLQFRDIPPPSHATTVPQRGFPQRL; translated from the exons ATGGACTTTACTGAGTGTTACAGCGACACGGTGTCCAGTCTTGCGGTGGCAGCACGCGAGAGAAATGTCAGGCGTGTGAGCTTACTGATCCAGAGAGGCTGCAGTGTGGACAGCAGGGATAACCGTGGCTGGAACGCCCTCCACGAGGCTGCAGCCGCCGGCACCGTCGTATGTGTGCGCGAACTACTTAAGGCTGCCG GAAACTCCCGTGGTTGCCGTGCCTACATGGGCTCTCTGACACATGAGGGTGAGTCGGCGTTGTACCTGGCCGTGCAGCGCAGACACCTGGCCGTGGTCAAGCTCCTCCTCAGAGCACACGCTGACATCAACCAGCCAACCAATGACCTGTCCTGCCCTCTCTACGCAG cagtagaCTGTGGGCACACAGATATCGTGGAGTTGCTGGTGCGGAAAGGGGCAGAGGTTAACGGAACACACACAGCCTCCTGCTGGACCTGCCTTCATCAGGCTGCCTATAAAGGTCACAGTGACATTGTGCGTATCCTGGTGGGCGTGTGTCGCCTGGAGGTGTTTGACGACCACATGATCACTCCCCTGTTTGTGGCTGCACAGTACGGACAAAAGCAGTGTCTCCAGATCCTCGCTGACGCAG GTGCCAATGTGAACGCCCAGGCGTCAGACTTGGCAACACCGCTGCTGATTGCGTCACAGGAGGGCCACGAGGGCTGTGTGGAGATTCTTCTGGACCACAATGCCAACCCAAACCTGTCTTGTTCCGACAACTGGCCACAGCTCCCCATCCACGCAGCTGCCGAGTTCGGCCACAACACTGTCCTGGCCAGGCTGATTGCTGTGACAGACCGGGTGTGTGACCATGGAGAGGGTGAGTTGAGTCCGCTGTACTCTGCTGTGAAGAACAATCACAGCCACTGTGTAGATCTGCTGCTAAGGGCCGGCTTCAGCCCGGACGCCCAGGACTGTAGCTCCCTCTTCAGCTCAGACACCACATCGCCGCTCGCCTACACCCTCGCCTTGAAATGCACATCCTCCCAGCCCTTTAGCGATTCGGCTCGCTTGCTTGTAGCCGCAGGGGCCACTTTGACCGGACGGGAATGGCTCTACATTCTGGCCATGTGCAAATCCGATGTGCTGCAGTATGTCTTACAACAAAGGAGCATCCCCAGACCAGAGCAGCTAAGCAGGACCATCTCGCTCTGCTCTAGGCCAGAGCAGCAGAGCAACAGCCCACTCAGTCCAGAAGAGTTGCGTGGGCTGGTGTGTGAGGCGCTCGACATGGTATGCCATGCCTCCTATTGGTTGCCCACGTTACTTCAGGCAGGCCTGGAGCCCTCCCTACTGTTGCAGCAACCTTACACGCTGAGGAAGGCAGACAGTGAGGTTTTGAATTACTTCCTGCAGTTTGTCAATTGGTCGACTCTTTCTCACCCACTAAAGGATATACTGCTACCCCGAAAGGAGAGCACCTGGAGGCCACATCACG agtgtgtgccatctctctctcacctctgcaGGCTGCGGGTCAGGGAAGAGTTGGGTTCAGTGGCTCTGATGCAGACAGATGTGGTCCGACAGCTTCCTCTCCCCCCCCCACTGCAGATATACCTCCAGTTCAGAGACATCCCACCACCCTCACACGCAACAACAGTCCCACAGAGAGGGTTTCCACAGCGTCTATAA
- the asb3 gene encoding ankyrin repeat and SOCS box protein 3 isoform X4, which yields MDFTECYSDTVSSLAVAARERNVRRVSLLIQRGCSVDSRDNRGWNALHEAAAAGTVVCVRELLKAAAGNSRGCRAYMGSLTHEGESALYLAVQRRHLAVVKLLLRAHADINQPTNDLSCPLYAAVDCGHTDIVELLVRKGAEVNGTHTASCWTCLHQAAYKGHSDIVRILVGVCRLEVFDDHMITPLFVAAQYGQKQCLQILADAGANVNAQASDLATPLLIASQEGHEGCVEILLDHNANPNLSCSDNWPQLPIHAAAEFGHNTVLARLIAVTDRVCDHGEGELSPLYSAVKNNHSHCVDLLLRAGFSPDAQDCSSLFSSDTTSPLAYTLALKCTSSQPFSDSARLLVAAGATLTGREWLYILAMCKSDVLQYVLQQRSIPRPEQLSRTISLCSRPEQQSNSPLSPEELRGLVCEALDMVCHASYWLPTLLQAGLEPSLLLQQPYTLRKADSEVLNYFLQFVNWSTLSHPLKDILLPRKESTWRPHHGCGSGKSWVQWL from the exons ATGGACTTTACTGAGTGTTACAGCGACACGGTGTCCAGTCTTGCGGTGGCAGCACGCGAGAGAAATGTCAGGCGTGTGAGCTTACTGATCCAGAGAGGCTGCAGTGTGGACAGCAGGGATAACCGTGGCTGGAACGCCCTCCACGAGGCTGCAGCCGCCGGCACCGTCGTATGTGTGCGCGAACTACTTAAGGCTGCCG CAGGAAACTCCCGTGGTTGCCGTGCCTACATGGGCTCTCTGACACATGAGGGTGAGTCGGCGTTGTACCTGGCCGTGCAGCGCAGACACCTGGCCGTGGTCAAGCTCCTCCTCAGAGCACACGCTGACATCAACCAGCCAACCAATGACCTGTCCTGCCCTCTCTACGCAG cagtagaCTGTGGGCACACAGATATCGTGGAGTTGCTGGTGCGGAAAGGGGCAGAGGTTAACGGAACACACACAGCCTCCTGCTGGACCTGCCTTCATCAGGCTGCCTATAAAGGTCACAGTGACATTGTGCGTATCCTGGTGGGCGTGTGTCGCCTGGAGGTGTTTGACGACCACATGATCACTCCCCTGTTTGTGGCTGCACAGTACGGACAAAAGCAGTGTCTCCAGATCCTCGCTGACGCAG GTGCCAATGTGAACGCCCAGGCGTCAGACTTGGCAACACCGCTGCTGATTGCGTCACAGGAGGGCCACGAGGGCTGTGTGGAGATTCTTCTGGACCACAATGCCAACCCAAACCTGTCTTGTTCCGACAACTGGCCACAGCTCCCCATCCACGCAGCTGCCGAGTTCGGCCACAACACTGTCCTGGCCAGGCTGATTGCTGTGACAGACCGGGTGTGTGACCATGGAGAGGGTGAGTTGAGTCCGCTGTACTCTGCTGTGAAGAACAATCACAGCCACTGTGTAGATCTGCTGCTAAGGGCCGGCTTCAGCCCGGACGCCCAGGACTGTAGCTCCCTCTTCAGCTCAGACACCACATCGCCGCTCGCCTACACCCTCGCCTTGAAATGCACATCCTCCCAGCCCTTTAGCGATTCGGCTCGCTTGCTTGTAGCCGCAGGGGCCACTTTGACCGGACGGGAATGGCTCTACATTCTGGCCATGTGCAAATCCGATGTGCTGCAGTATGTCTTACAACAAAGGAGCATCCCCAGACCAGAGCAGCTAAGCAGGACCATCTCGCTCTGCTCTAGGCCAGAGCAGCAGAGCAACAGCCCACTCAGTCCAGAAGAGTTGCGTGGGCTGGTGTGTGAGGCGCTCGACATGGTATGCCATGCCTCCTATTGGTTGCCCACGTTACTTCAGGCAGGCCTGGAGCCCTCCCTACTGTTGCAGCAACCTTACACGCTGAGGAAGGCAGACAGTGAGGTTTTGAATTACTTCCTGCAGTTTGTCAATTGGTCGACTCTTTCTCACCCACTAAAGGATATACTGCTACCCCGAAAGGAGAGCACCTGGAGGCCACATCACG GCTGCGGGTCAGGGAAGAGTTGGGTTCAGTGGCTCTGA
- the ftsj3 gene encoding pre-rRNA 2'-O-ribose RNA methyltransferase FTSJ3, with translation MGKKLKVGKTRKDKFYHLAKETGYRSRSSFKLIQLNRKFQFLQKARALVDLCAAPGGWLQVASKFMPISSLVIGVDLVPIRTIPNVVTLTEDITTEKCRQALRKELQTWKVDVVLNDGAPNVGANWVHDAFSQAHLTLMALKLACDFLAKGGTFVTKVFRSKDYQPLLWIFQQFFKKVQATKPQASRNESAEIFVICQGYLAPDKIDNKFFDPKHAFKEVEVQAKAIKDLVPLKKPKAEGYTDGDLTLYHTFSATAFLKADNPVDFLSKANEINFDNPELESHEATSDEVIECCRDIKVLGRKELRLLLNWRSKLRRYLAKKLKDEAKQLDEDIKLSSGEEASDAEEKKEEKKEEKEKKKMTVAEKKEEEAELEEEEMEQKLAELKAEEVAELRRKKKKLLKERRKQRERVALKMDLPGVSIADGNDSSMFSLATINKATVLCEITKGDMKLADAMVEGEEDLYFSDDGDSDEVSLVSDLDDDDLDEIIENQKEMAKDKATKKKVSFSVEKEDEEEEGSGLIVELEGKEEKRDRETSMWFSKDIFSELDLDGDAASELRQTQMLQNKDPTAKGKKRKAQKEPDTAQPEGEEAGPSQEAGAAGDHDSYSDDNSSDEDDEKSIAQMKAAKGSGGIQGDDDDFQVVPVESTSKRARIMNAEGLALGCQIATSKKRSRDLVDGSFHRFASSEDQCEVPEWFLDDEKKHRNKPIPVTKEMVEEYKAKWKEINARPIKRVAEAKARKKKRMLKKMESAKKKAEAVVNTVDIGEREKMAQLKSIYKKAGLGKEKREVTYVVAKKGSGTKRVRRPGGVSGQFKVVDGRMKKDMRGMQRKEQRERGGKKGGKGKGGGKGKGRGGGGGFKGGRGGMKGGKGRPGRK, from the exons ATGGGGAAGAAACTCAAAGTTGGAAAGACCAGAAAAGATAAATTCTACCACTTAGCAAAGGAAACGG gaTATCGTTCACGTTCTTCCTTCAAGCTTATTCAGCTGAACCGAAAATTCCAGTTCTTACAGAAAGCCAGGGCTCTGGTGGACTTGTGCGCTGCTCCGGGTGGTTG GTTACAGGTGGCGTCCAAGTTTATGCCCATCTCCAGTCTTGTTATTG GTGTCGACTTGGTCCCAATCAGAACTATCCCCAACGTGGTCACCCTGACAGAGGACATCACCACAGAGAAATGCCGGCAG GCTCTGAGGAAGGAGCTCCAGACATGGAAGGTGGATGTGGTCCTAAACGACGGAGCTCCAAATGTTGGCGCTAACTGGGTGCATGATGCCTTCTCTCAGG CTCATCTGACCCTGATGGCTCTGAAGCTGGCGTGTGACTTCCTGGCCAAAGGGGGCACGTTTGTCACCAAGGTGTTCCGCTCCAAAGACTACCAGCCACTGCTGTGGATCTTCCAGCAGTTCTTCAAGAAGGTGCAGGCTACCAAGCCCCAGGCCTCCAGAAACGAGTCGGCTGAGATCTTCGTCATCTGCCAAG GCTACCTGGCCCCAGACAAAATTGACAACAAGTTCTTCGACCCCAAACATGCTTTCAAAGAGGTGGAGGTCCAAGCCAAGGCTATCAAAGACCTGGTCCCTCTGAAGAAACCAAAG GCGGAAGGATACACAGATGGTGATCTGACCCTGTATCACACCTTCTCAGCGACCGCCTTCCTCAAGGCTGACAACCCTGTGGACTTCTTGAGCAAAGCCAACGAG ATCAATTTTGACAACCCTGAGTTAGAGTCTCACGAGGCCACCTCTGACGAGGTCATAGAGTGTTGCCGTGACATCAAGGTTCTGGGCCGCAAGGAGCTCCG TCTGTTGCTGAACTGGAGGTCCAAGCTGAGGAGATACCTGGCTAAGAAGCTAAAGGACGAGGCCAAACAGCTGGATGAGGACATCAA ACTGAGTTCAGGTGAGGAGGCGAGCGATGCAGAGGAGAAGAAagaagagaagaaagaggagaaggagaaaaagAAAATGACGGTGGCTGAAAAGAAGGAAGAAGAGGCCGAgttggaggaggaagagatggagcaGAAACTGGCCGAGCTGAAAGCCGAGGAGGTGGCAGAGCTGAGACG GAAGAAGAAGAAGCttctgaaggagaggaggaagcagagagagagggtggcactGAAGATGGACCTGCCGGGAGTCTCCATCGCAGATGGCAACGACTCCTCCATGTTCTCCCTCGCAACCATTAACAAGGCCACG GTTCTGTGTGAGATCACCAAGGGGGACATGAAGTTAGCTGATGCCATggtggaaggggaggaggacctGTACTTCTCTGACGACGGTGACAGTGACGAGGTCTCCCTGGTCTCTGACCTGGACGATGACGACTTAGATGAGATCATAGAAAATCAGAAGGAGATGGCCAAGGACAAGGCCACCAAGAAAAA AGTGTCATTCAGTGtggagaaggaggatgaggaggaagaagggagtgGCCTGATAGTGGAGctggagggaaaggaggagaagagggaccgTGAGACCAGCATGTGGTTCAGCAAG GACATCTTCTCTGAACTGGATCTGGACGGAGATGCAGCGAGCGAGCTGCGGCAGACACAAATGCTACAGAACAAGGACCCTACAG CCAAGGGGAAGAAGAGGAAAGCCCAAAAGGAGCCTGATACGGCCCAGCCCGAGGGGGAAGAGGCGGGGCCTTCACAGGAAGCTGGGGCAGCGGGGGATCACGACAGCTACTCTGATGACAACAGCAGTGACGAGGATGATGAGAA GAGTATCGCTCAGATGAAGGCGGCTAAAGGGTCCGGCGGTATCCAAGGAGACGACGACGACTTCCAGGTGGTGCCAGTGGAGAGCACCA GCAAGCGTGCTCGCATCATGAATGCAGAGGGTTTGGCCCTGGGCTGTCAGATCGCCACCTCCAAGAAGAGATCAAGGGACCTGGTTGACGGCTCCTTCCACAG GTTTGCTAGCTCGGAGGACCAGTGCGAGGTGCCCGAGTGGTTCTTGGATGACGAGAAGAAACACAGGAATAAGCCTATCCCCGTCACCAAGGAGATGGTGGAGGAGTACAAGGCAAAATGGAAGGAGATCAACGCCAGGCCCATTAAACGAGTGGCTGAGGCCAAGGCCAGGAAgaagaagagg ATGCTGAAGAAGATGGAGTCAGCCAAGAAGAAGGCGGAGGCCGTGGTCAACACAGTGGACATTGGTGAAAGGGAGAAGATGGCCCAGCTAAAGAG TATCTATAAGAAGGCGGGCCTTGGTAAGGAGAAGAGGGAGGTCACGTACGTCGTGGCCAAGAAGGGCTCTGGTACCAAGAGGGTTCGTCGTCCGGGCGGTGTCAGTGGCCAGTTCAAAGTGGTGGACGGCCGCATGAAGAAGGACATGAGAGGCATGCAGAGGAAAGAGCAGCGCGAGAGAGGGGGCAAAAAAGGAGggaaggggaaaggaggggggaAAGGAAAAGGcaggggtggtggaggaggattTAAGGGTGgaagaggagggatgaagggtgGAAAAGGACGTCCTGGCAGGAAATGA
- the lim2.2 gene encoding lens intrinsic membrane protein 2.2, whose product MLYTLAGGGTLCGVAALVLLIVSTATDFWMQYRYSGASANQGLWRFCINHKCHAHTITVAFWDATRAFMLLSVLSCFAGVLLGLSAFANGTKSRRVRTGGFALLLSGFLALLALAIYTGVTVNFFGKRFLDWRFSWSYIVAWVAIILSFAAGGFQLCAYQKNIAELPPTNVQES is encoded by the exons ATGCTGTACACTTTAGCAGGAGGGGGTACACTCTGTGGGGTGGCCGCCCTCGTGCTCCTCATCGTCTCCACGGCGACCGACTTCTGGATGCAGTACCGCTACTCGGGAGCGTCGGCCAATCAGGGCCTCTGGAGGTTTTGCATCAATCACAAGTGCCACGCACACACCATCACTGTGG CCTTCTGGGATGCGACAAGGGCCTTCATGCTGCTGTCTGTGCTGAGCTGCTTTGCTGGCGTATTGCTGGGCCTGAGTGCCTTCGCCAACGGCACCAAGAGCAGGAGGGTCCGGACTGGGGGCTTCGCTCTGCTCCTGTCAG GTTTCCTAGCTCTGTTAGCTCTGGCCATCTACACTGGCGTGACGGTCAACTTCTTTGGCAAGCGCTTCCTTGATTGGCGCTTCTCCTGGTCCTACATCGTAGCTTGGGTGGCCATCATCTTATCTTTCGCTGCTG GTGGGTTCCAACTCTGTGCCTATCAGAAGAACATTGCCGAACTGCCTCCTACCAATGTTCAAGAAAGCTAA